From a single Raphanus sativus cultivar WK10039 chromosome 3, ASM80110v3, whole genome shotgun sequence genomic region:
- the LOC130494650 gene encoding UDP-glycosyltransferase 74F2-like, translating into MQFSLATDKFSCSEAIGCFLTHCGWNSTVEALTFGVPMVAMPQWTDQPMNAKYIQDVWKVGVSVKTDNESGIAKREEIELSIKEVMEGEKSKEVKEYAKKWSDLAVKSLSEGGSTDINIEKFVSKVQRK; encoded by the coding sequence ATGCAGTTTTCCCTTGCAACAGACaagttttcttgtagtgaagcCATCGGTTGTTTCTTGACTCACTGTGGCTGGAACTCAACTGTGGAGGCATTAACCTTTGGTGTTCCCATGGTGGCTATGCCTCAATGGACTGATCAACCTATGAACGCAAAGTACATACAAGATGTGTGGAAGGTTGGAGTTAGTGTGAAGACTGACAATGAGAGTGGGATTGCAAAGAGGGAAGAAATTGAGTTAAGCATTAAGGAAGTGATGGAAGGAGAGAAGAGCAAAGAGGTGAAGGAGTATGCGAAGAAATGGAGTGACTTGGCTGTCAAGTCACTCAGTGAAGGAGGCTCTACAGATATTAACATTGAGAAATTTGTTTCAAAGGTTCAGAGGAAATAA
- the LOC108847009 gene encoding UDP-glycosyltransferase 74F2-like, whose amino-acid sequence MVFQQFTNFQKADFVLVNSFQGLELHEKELLSKVCRVLTIGPTIPSMYLDQRIKSDTDYDLNLFDSKDTAICTTWLNTKPQGSVVYVAFGSLAKLNNVQMEELASAVSNFSFLWVVRDSEEAKLPSGFLETLDKDKCLVLKWSPQLEVLSNKALQENKSIAREICKRKISSQI is encoded by the exons ATGGTGTTCCAACAGTTTACAAACTTTCAAAAGGCTGATTTCGTACTAGTTAATAGCTTCCAAGGGTTGGAGCTTCAT GAGAAGGAGTTGTTGTCAAAAGTTTGTCGTGTGTTGACAATTGGTCCGACTATTCCATCAATGTACTTAGACCAAAGGATCAAATCAGACACAGACTACGATCTGAATCTCTTTGATTCGAAAGACACTGCCATCTGCACTACCTGGCTCAACACAAAGCCACAAGGGTCTGTGGTGTATGTAGCATTCGGGAGCCTTGCTAAGCTGAACAATGTGCAGATGGAGGAACTTGCTTCAGCAGTAAGCAACTTCAGCTTCCTGTGGGTTGTCAGAGATTCAGAGGAGGCAAAACTGCCATCAGGGTTTCTTGAAACACTCGATAAAGACAAGTGCTTGGTCTTGAAATGGAGTCCTCAGCTTGAAGTTCTATCGAACaaagcactacaagaaaacaagtcTATTGCAAGGGAAATTTGCAAGAGAAAaatttcctcgcaaatttga
- the LOC130494503 gene encoding UDP-glycosyltransferase 74F2-like: MENKRGHVLAVPYPAQGHITPIQQFCKRLISKGLKTTLALTTFISNSIKPDPSGPVSIATISDGYDQGFDSSGSIHDYVQSFKTSGSKTIADIIRKHETSDNPITCILYDSFLPWALDEDVYSVSVREVLQEIVHVCVMKMG, from the coding sequence atgGAGAATAAGAGAGGACATGTATTGGCAGTGCCATATCCAGCGCAAGGACACATAACACCAATCCAACAATTCTGTAAGCGACTCATCTCTAAAGGTCTCAAAACCACTCTCGCTCTCACCACTTTCATTTCCAACTCCATCAAACCTGACCCATCTGGTCCAGTCTCCATAGCCACCATCTCCGATGGCTACGACCAGGGCTTCGACTCATCTGGCTCCATCCACGACTATGTCCAAAGCTTTAAAACCTCTGGCTCTAAAACCATTGCAGACATCATCCGCAAACACGAGACAAGTGACAACCCCATTACTTGTATCCTCTATGATTCTTTCTTGCCTTGGGCCCTTGATGAAGATGTATATTCTGTATcagttcgtgaagtactacaggaGATAGTACATGTGTGTGTCATGAAGATGGGCTGA
- the LOC108844417 gene encoding formin-like protein 2: MSKTPFLLRFAVIVFFISSSSADQRLHSRQLLHQPFHPIVTSAPPPSSSQPPSSSPNKHHHHKKHPAAPPPQDKHLFSSVTSPPPPPPTPHSNPFFPSNAVHPSPPPPASIPTFPANISSLFFPPHNSSKPHNNRHVAKLVSITVSVVSSSVLLSLLVVLFIFLRRNRRRLRLRLPAYNTKSTRSDSLHLFNASPSDQTRKHRHHNTSSSTSSDFLYLGTLVNSRSEGFAPQKSPVAGVLELPPAPASSSSSSSYSHNNKPGSPELRPLPPLPKLPAFSPVYLSPEQLFPKRQDLDGDEEEFFSPRGSSGRKQSPPRAVEDFCVVVDRSVNGSNSCSPTSFNDSPSKPKSLSPPLSLQSQSSSNDDVLKKPGPARPPPPPPSPPQFNDVPPTTTSLSPSSDAEKKEETMKPKLKPLHWDKVRASSSRVMVWDQIKSNSFQVNEEMIETLFRANDPSSRTRDVGNAGLVQSVNQENQFLDPRKSHNIEILLRALNVTADEVCEALLEGNSDTLGPELLECLLKMAPTKEEEDKLKELKEDDDDTTSKIGPAEKFLKALLNIPLAFKRIHAMLYIVNFDSETEYLKRSFHTLEVACTELKNTRMFLKLLEAVLKTGNRMNIGTNRGDAHAFKLDTLLKLVDIKGADGKTTLLHFVVQEIIKSEGARVTSTPAQSPVGDDINIAEQSAFQDDLELKKLGLQVVSGLSSQLINVKKAAAMDSTSLSKEIAEISSGITKVKEVVMELKQETGVERFLESMNSFLDKGEKVITEIQSHGINVMKMVKEVTEYFHGNSDSHPFRIFTVVRDFLTILDQVCKEVGRVNERKVYGSRPSPSNQTVTPLFPVVNINHSELSHDEDSF, translated from the exons ATGTCTAAAACACCCTTTCTACTCCGTTTTGCTGTGATCGTTTTCTTCATCTCATCCTCCTCTGCCGATCAACGTCTCCACTCTCGCCAATTACTCCATCAACCCTTTCACCCCATCGTCACCTCCGCTCCACCACCGTCCTCTTCCCAACCTCCCTCGTCTTCCCCAAACAAACACCACCACCACAAGAAACATCCAGCGGCGCCTCCACCGCAAGATAAACACCTCTTCTCCTCCGTCACAAGccctccacctcctcctccaacACCGCACTCAAACCCTTTCTTCCCTTCCAACGCCGTTCATCCCTCACCACCTCCACCAGCCTCAATCCCCACTTTTCCCGCCAacatctcctctctcttcttcccGCCTCACAACTCATCCAAGCCTCACAACAACCGCCACGTCGCCAAACTCGTCTCGATAACCGTCTCCGTAGTCTCCTCCTCTGTTCTCCTCTCCCTACTCGTCgtcctcttcatcttcctccGCCGCAACCGCCGCCGCCTCCGCCTCCGCCTCCCCGCGTACAACACCAAGTCCACGAGATCAGACTCTCTCCACCTCTTCAACGCCTCTCCTTCCGACCAAACTCGAAAACACAGACATCACAACACTTCATCCAGCACTTCCTCTGATTTTCTCTACTTAGGCACTTTAGTTAACTCCCGAAGCGAAGGCTTTGCTCCTCAGAAGTCTCCCGTCGCCGGCGTCTTGGAGTTACCACCAGCTCcggcttcttcctcttcttcctcttcttactcacacaaCAATAAGCCAGGCTCCCCGGAGCTACGTCCTCTTCCTCCTTTACCCAAGCTTCCAGCTTTCTCTCCCGTTTACCTAAGCCCTGAACAGTTATTCCCTAAAAGACAAGACCTCGACGGAGATGAGGAAGAGTTTTTTTCTCCGAGAGGATCTTCCGGTCGTAAACAGAGCCCACCACGTGCCGTGGAGGAtttttgtgttgttgttgaCAGGAGTGTCAACGGCTCCAACTCGTGTTCTCCGACGTCGTTTAATGATTCTCCTTCGAAACCTAAGTCGCTTAGTCCTCCTCTCTCGCTGCAAAGTCAAAGCAGCTCAAACGACGACGTTTTGAAAAAACCTGGTCCAGCTAGACCgccacctcctcctccttctccgcCGCAGTTTAATGACGTTCCTCCCACCACCACGTCTCTCTCGCCTTCTTCTGACGCAGAGAAGAAAGAGGAGACGATGAAACCAAAGTTGAAGCCTTTACATTGGGACAAAGTTAGAGCAAGCTCAAGCCGTGTTATGGTGTGGGACCAGATCAAATCAAACTCTTTTCA AGTGAATGAAGAAATGATAGAGACATTATTTAGAGCCAATGATCCAAGTTCAAGAACAAGAGATGTCGGAAACGCAGGCCTTGTTCAATCTGTTAATCAAGAGAATCAGTTTCTTGATCCAAGAAAGTCACACAACATTGAAATCTTGCTTAGAGCTCTTAATGTAACTGCTGATGAAGTGTGTGAAGCTCTTCTAGAAG GCAACTCGGATACGCTTGGACCAGAGCTACTCGAGTGTCTGCTTAAGATGGCACCTACTAAAGAAGAAGAGGACAAGCTTAAGGAGCTCaaagaggatgatgatgatactaCTTCAAAGATTGGACCTGCAGAGAAGTTCCTTAAAGCATTGCTCAACATTCCTTTAGCCTTCAAGAGGATTCATGCAATGCTTTACATAGTCAACTTCGATTCAGAAACCGAGTACCTTAAAAGATCCTTCCACACACTCGAG GTTGCTTGTACTGAGTTAAAGAACACTAGGATGTTCTTGAAGCTTCTTGAAGCGGTTCTCAAGACCGGGAACCGGATGAATATAGGGACTAATAGAGGTGATGCACATGCTTTCAAGCTAGACACACTCTTGAAACTGGTGGATATCAAAGGGGCTGATGGCAAAACCACCTTGCTGCACTTTGTGGTTCAAGAGATTATAAAATCCGAAGGAGCTAGAGTTACTTCAACTCCCGCTCAAAGCCCTGTAGGAGATGATATAAATATAGCAGAGCAATCAGCATTCCAAGACGACCTAGAGCTAAAGAAACTTGGGTTGCAAGTAGTCTCGGGTCTCAGTTCTCAGTTGATAAACGTCAAGAAAGCTGCTGCAATGGATTCAACTTCCCTCAGCAAGGAGATAGCTGAAATCTCCAGCGGAATAACAAAAGTCAAGGAAGTGGTCATGGAGCTAAAGCAAGAAACTGGTGTAGAGAGATTCTTGGAGTCAATGAACTCGTTTTTGGACAAAGGGGAGAAAGTGATCACCGAGATACAATCTCATGGAATCAATGTCATGAAGATGGTTAAAGAAGTAACGGAGTATTTCCATGGGAACTCGGATTCTCATCCGTTCCGCATTTTTACCGTGGTTAGAGACTTTCTGACGATTCTTGATCAAGTGTGTAAAGAAGTTGGTCGTGTAAACGAGAGGAAAGTGTACGGATCACGACCTTCACCGTCGAACCAGACCGTCACACCGCTGTTTCCGGTGGTTAACATTAACCACTCAGAGCTGAGTCACGATGAGGACTCGTTCTAA